In Citricoccus sp. SGAir0253, one genomic interval encodes:
- a CDS encoding dihydrodipicolinate synthase family protein, whose translation MTATATAPDLATTAEKKPWHGVLVASSLPFKDDLSVDFDAFAEHVRFLAENGCDGIAPNGSLGEYQTLTAEERARVITTAVEAAPEGFTVMAGAGAYGGMESQRWAEQAAEAGAQAIMLLPPNSYRATEEEVVDHFRRVASVGLPVVGYNNPIDTKVDLTPRIIARLHGEGYIVGVKEFTGDPRRAYEIKELAPEMDLLIGTDDTVLEMGMAGAVGWVAGYPNAIPQSTVELYRLSTSGKSEDLDRAKVLYRDLHKLLRWDTKTEFVQSIKLSMDVIGLKGGACRPPRGPLSAAVREQVIADTQEVLAKGYN comes from the coding sequence ATGACCGCAACCGCAACCGCCCCCGACTTGGCGACCACCGCCGAGAAGAAGCCCTGGCACGGCGTGCTGGTGGCCTCCTCGCTGCCCTTCAAGGACGACCTCAGCGTTGACTTCGATGCCTTCGCCGAGCACGTGCGCTTCCTGGCCGAGAACGGCTGTGACGGCATCGCCCCGAACGGCTCCCTGGGCGAGTACCAGACCCTGACCGCCGAGGAGCGCGCCCGGGTGATCACCACCGCGGTCGAGGCCGCCCCGGAGGGGTTCACCGTGATGGCCGGGGCCGGTGCCTACGGCGGGATGGAGTCCCAGCGCTGGGCCGAGCAGGCCGCCGAGGCCGGGGCGCAGGCGATCATGCTGCTTCCCCCGAACAGCTATCGGGCCACCGAGGAGGAGGTCGTGGACCACTTCCGCCGTGTTGCCTCCGTCGGCCTGCCGGTCGTGGGCTACAACAACCCCATCGACACGAAGGTCGACCTCACCCCGCGGATCATCGCCCGGCTGCACGGGGAGGGATACATCGTGGGCGTCAAGGAGTTCACCGGTGATCCGCGCCGGGCCTACGAGATCAAGGAGCTGGCCCCGGAGATGGACCTGCTCATCGGCACCGATGACACGGTCCTGGAGATGGGCATGGCCGGGGCCGTGGGCTGGGTGGCCGGTTACCCGAACGCCATCCCCCAGTCCACGGTGGAGCTCTACCGCCTGTCCACCTCGGGCAAGTCCGAGGACCTGGACCGGGCCAAGGTCCTCTACCGTGACCTGCACAAGCTGCTGCGCTGGGACACCAAGACGGAGTTCGTGCAGTCCATCAAGCTCTCCATGGACGTGATCGGCCTCAAGGGCGGCGCCTGCCGTCCGCCGCGCGGCCCGCTGTCCGCGGCGGTCCGCGAGCAGGTCATCGCCGACACCCAGGAAGTGCTGGCCAAGGGCTACAACTAA